A single window of Archangium gephyra DNA harbors:
- a CDS encoding NAD-binding oxidoreductase has translation MNDWHPTTVADVLPAAEGLTELVLDIGGTPLVGTHRTPGQYVRLALPEVGESLFAIASPPEPFGTRWEFLLKGGSALVDALVRLKPGARVQSRRPEGRGFPLVHARGGNVLLFATGSGISPIRSVIESIRQERSAYGRVTLYFGARTPLAFAYEDELQHWESAGIRVVRTVSQPGASGWQGLTGYVQEHLGEEQVEETVAFVCGQSSMVQGVIDVLRTRGLPREAIHLNY, from the coding sequence ATGAACGACTGGCACCCCACCACCGTGGCGGACGTCCTCCCGGCCGCGGAGGGCCTCACCGAGCTCGTCCTGGACATTGGCGGAACCCCGCTGGTGGGGACGCACCGCACCCCGGGGCAATACGTGCGCCTGGCCCTGCCCGAGGTGGGCGAGAGCCTGTTCGCCATCGCCTCGCCGCCGGAGCCCTTCGGCACCCGGTGGGAGTTCCTCCTCAAGGGGGGCAGCGCGCTGGTGGATGCCCTGGTGCGGCTGAAGCCGGGAGCGCGGGTGCAGAGCCGGCGTCCCGAGGGCCGGGGCTTCCCCCTGGTGCACGCGCGGGGCGGCAACGTGCTGCTGTTCGCCACCGGCTCGGGCATCTCCCCCATCCGCTCCGTCATCGAGAGCATCCGCCAGGAGCGGAGCGCCTACGGGCGGGTGACGCTGTACTTCGGGGCGCGCACCCCGCTGGCCTTCGCCTACGAGGACGAGCTGCAGCACTGGGAATCGGCGGGCATCCGCGTGGTGCGCACGGTGAGCCAGCCGGGCGCGAGCGGCTGGCAGGGCCTCACCGGCTACGTGCAGGAGCACCTGGGCGAGGAGCAGGTGGAGGAGACGGTGGCCTTCGTGTGCGGCCAGTCGAGCATGGTGCAGGGAGTCATCGACGTGCTGCGGACCCGGGGACTGCCCCGCGAGGCCATCCACCTCAACTACTGA
- a CDS encoding WD40 repeat domain-containing protein, with protein sequence MRAQAPRALWLVGLLSLAGCQHAAPVLAPDTASRLESTPGGYLAGEVVGLEDGAVLDRRDFVWTLAFSPESSRVAYSHLAAREYQLALWTLRPALARVADQGINSSDFDVEALAFSRDGSLLASAGWDGMVRLYDAATGALKASLRTEEPLTAVAFHPAGGYLVAGSEKGLLTVLRVADLGFSFEARPHTDRVSALVFAPDGTLYSGSWDKRIRVFDAREEAPRRDQARVRFERRGGFAVVGGTLNGKSPVAFALDARAPALVLGTQAAAAAGIDTPMLQETVSLPTALGATLARVARGQQLRLKGLALDGLDVAVCDACLPPGVGGVLGAPFAERVDVAFDDATGEAVLTLKAPAPVKQEERGLVLAPRTALTFEAHVNDVTLDAAGRRLGVAFSEPRAERNRTVYEREKKGLVEPPAEWNAAALVDAGSGQVLRKWTAHRGVVASAGISPDGRSLVSGGWDKQLYVWREGQESPVAERKFGWSVRRVRFSPDGRLVGVAAWTPQKASGTQESDPAAALFPVRYAAPTVER encoded by the coding sequence GTGAGGGCCCAGGCGCCTCGTGCGCTGTGGCTCGTGGGTCTGCTGTCGCTGGCGGGGTGCCAGCACGCCGCGCCGGTGCTCGCGCCGGACACCGCCTCCCGGCTGGAGTCCACGCCGGGCGGGTATCTCGCGGGTGAGGTGGTGGGCCTCGAGGACGGCGCCGTCCTCGACCGCCGGGACTTCGTCTGGACGCTGGCCTTCTCGCCGGAGTCCTCACGCGTGGCCTACTCGCACCTGGCCGCGCGCGAGTACCAGCTCGCGCTCTGGACGCTGCGGCCCGCGTTGGCGCGCGTGGCGGACCAGGGCATCAACTCCTCCGATTTCGACGTGGAGGCGCTGGCCTTCTCCCGGGACGGCTCGCTGCTGGCGAGCGCGGGCTGGGACGGCATGGTGCGCCTGTATGACGCGGCCACGGGCGCGCTGAAGGCGAGCCTGCGCACCGAGGAGCCCCTCACCGCGGTGGCCTTCCACCCGGCCGGTGGCTACCTCGTGGCGGGCAGTGAGAAGGGGTTGCTCACGGTGCTGCGCGTGGCGGACCTGGGTTTCTCCTTCGAGGCACGGCCCCACACGGATCGGGTGAGCGCGCTCGTCTTCGCGCCGGATGGGACGCTGTACTCGGGAAGCTGGGACAAGCGCATCCGGGTGTTCGACGCGCGCGAGGAGGCCCCGCGGCGCGATCAGGCGCGGGTGCGCTTCGAGCGGCGCGGGGGTTTCGCCGTGGTGGGCGGGACGCTCAACGGGAAGTCTCCGGTGGCCTTCGCGCTGGATGCGCGCGCTCCCGCGCTGGTGCTCGGCACGCAGGCGGCGGCGGCGGCGGGCATCGATACGCCCATGCTGCAGGAGACGGTGTCGCTTCCCACGGCGCTGGGAGCCACGCTGGCGCGGGTGGCCCGGGGCCAGCAGCTGCGCCTCAAGGGGCTGGCGCTGGACGGCCTGGACGTGGCGGTGTGTGACGCGTGCCTGCCTCCGGGCGTGGGTGGTGTGCTGGGGGCTCCGTTCGCCGAGCGCGTGGACGTGGCCTTCGATGATGCCACCGGTGAGGCCGTGCTCACGTTGAAGGCTCCGGCGCCGGTGAAGCAGGAGGAGCGGGGACTGGTGCTCGCTCCGCGCACTGCCTTGACCTTCGAGGCGCACGTGAATGACGTCACGCTCGACGCGGCCGGGCGCCGGTTGGGCGTGGCCTTCTCCGAGCCCAGGGCCGAGCGCAACCGGACCGTCTACGAGCGCGAGAAGAAGGGGCTCGTCGAGCCGCCCGCCGAGTGGAACGCCGCGGCGCTGGTGGACGCGGGCTCGGGGCAGGTGTTGCGCAAGTGGACGGCGCACCGGGGCGTGGTGGCCTCCGCCGGCATCTCTCCGGACGGGCGCTCGCTGGTCAGCGGTGGCTGGGACAAGCAGCTGTACGTCTGGCGCGAGGGCCAGGAGTCTCCGGTGGCGGAGCGGAAGTTCGGTTGGTCCGTGCGCCGGGTGCGTTTCAGCCCGGACGGGCGGCTGGTGGGCGTGGCCGCGTGGACGCCGCAGAAGGCCTCGGGCACGCAGGAGAGTGATCCAGCCGCGGCCCTGTTCCCCGTGCGCTACGCTGCCCCCACCGTGGAGCGGTGA
- a CDS encoding DUF1565 domain-containing protein, which yields MLETKKPFAAGLALALLAATGCYDFDTEFKDCLDDGQCLPAVCDPLAVDLPDDLFFDANCDEVDGTPGDAIFVDPAGQDSNAGTREAPIKRLSAALKAAVSQGKKSIYLAQGTYDEADLRMEQAVSLYGGYAGMAGNWKRGKDYITRIGGSTPTGFTVSGLMDAGVAIEWVHIGSANSTVPGTPSIGLRVIDSSGVRLRHVEVEAGAGAPGRDGDSPGPNTQVGADGGVGLDGSASTPSGGPRGAGSCGTGSYAGGMGGAGGRFGTAPVAGTAGEPYTTGGGTAATNKLDTACSTTVCVCDGEQGGEGQPGEVGGRGKDGTAGDGTGVLEGSTWVAKSGTDGEAGTVGKGGGGGGGGGFCEAPGSTQSKGGGGGGGGAGGCPGAGAKGGQSGGASIALLLLRAHVEMESCTLKTGGGGKGGAGGTGGAGGPGGQGGAGGKGILVETMSGPDTYRATGGMGGKGGKGGDGGQGGHGGNGAGGPSVGVWCDSPESSSVTPQGMTFGLKDPGAPGAGPGAKGNPGLLTNYHQCSGSP from the coding sequence ATGCTCGAGACGAAGAAGCCATTCGCCGCGGGGCTCGCGCTGGCGCTGCTGGCCGCTACCGGTTGCTACGACTTCGACACGGAGTTCAAGGACTGCCTGGACGATGGGCAGTGCCTGCCCGCCGTCTGCGACCCGTTGGCGGTCGATCTCCCGGATGATCTCTTCTTCGACGCCAACTGCGACGAGGTGGACGGCACGCCCGGCGACGCCATCTTCGTCGACCCCGCCGGCCAGGACTCCAACGCCGGCACCCGCGAGGCGCCCATCAAGCGCCTCTCCGCCGCCCTCAAGGCCGCCGTCAGCCAGGGCAAGAAGTCCATCTACCTCGCGCAGGGCACCTACGACGAAGCGGACCTGAGGATGGAGCAGGCCGTGTCCCTCTACGGCGGCTACGCGGGCATGGCGGGCAACTGGAAGCGCGGCAAGGACTACATCACCCGGATTGGGGGCAGCACCCCCACCGGCTTCACGGTGAGCGGGTTGATGGACGCGGGTGTCGCCATCGAGTGGGTGCACATCGGTTCCGCGAATAGCACCGTGCCCGGCACGCCCTCCATCGGCCTGCGGGTGATCGACTCGAGCGGCGTGCGCTTGCGCCATGTGGAGGTGGAGGCCGGAGCGGGCGCGCCGGGCCGGGACGGTGACTCTCCCGGCCCCAACACCCAGGTGGGCGCGGATGGAGGCGTGGGGCTGGACGGAAGCGCCTCAACCCCCTCGGGTGGCCCCCGGGGAGCGGGCAGCTGTGGCACGGGCTCCTACGCGGGAGGCATGGGCGGAGCGGGCGGCAGATTCGGCACCGCGCCCGTCGCGGGAACGGCGGGAGAGCCCTACACCACCGGTGGCGGCACCGCCGCGACGAACAAGCTGGATACCGCCTGCAGCACGACCGTGTGCGTGTGTGATGGGGAGCAGGGCGGTGAGGGACAGCCGGGTGAGGTGGGCGGCCGAGGCAAGGACGGCACCGCGGGCGATGGCACGGGCGTGCTGGAGGGAAGCACCTGGGTGGCGAAGTCCGGCACCGACGGCGAGGCGGGAACCGTCGGAAAGGGCGGCGGGGGCGGTGGAGGCGGTGGCTTCTGCGAGGCGCCAGGAAGCACGCAATCCAAGGGCGGTGGCGGCGGAGGCGGTGGCGCGGGCGGCTGTCCTGGCGCTGGCGCGAAGGGAGGCCAGAGTGGTGGAGCGTCCATTGCCCTGCTGCTCCTCCGCGCACATGTGGAGATGGAGTCCTGCACGCTCAAGACGGGCGGTGGTGGAAAGGGAGGCGCGGGCGGTACGGGAGGCGCGGGCGGTCCGGGAGGCCAGGGGGGCGCTGGGGGCAAGGGCATCCTCGTGGAGACGATGTCCGGCCCCGACACCTACCGCGCCACGGGTGGCATGGGGGGCAAGGGCGGCAAGGGCGGGGATGGAGGCCAGGGCGGCCACGGCGGCAATGGCGCCGGGGGCCCGTCCGTGGGCGTCTGGTGTGACAGCCCCGAGTCCTCCTCCGTCACCCCCCAGGGCATGACCTTCGGATTGAAGGATCCGGGCGCTCCGGGAGCGGGTCCTGGCGCCAAGGGCAACCCGGGCCTGCTGACCAATTACCACCAGTGCTCCGGGTCTCCCTGA
- a CDS encoding serine/threonine-protein kinase — translation MDDSSAQDPLTGLKIGEYELRQRIGVGGMGLVYEGIQPLIGKRVAVKVLRPELAAAEEQVARLLAEARAVNAIRHRGIVDIFGFGQVPDGRQYIIMEYLEGVALDAHLTEKGRLPVPEALDILDEVLSALGAAHGAGVVHRDLKPSNIFLVKQPDGSRYVKLLDFGLAKMGLPTGRTAQTRTDMVVGTPEYMAPEQARGQPVGPMTDLYALGVVAFEMVTGRLPFTGTSPVDLLMKHVDARPPRPSEFVPELPAALDAFILQMLTKDPEARPGSAEQLRRQLQRLRDTLTQQAARPTVPEPPARRATPEALAPAEPVKPEPAPTPEPVKPRPPPEAAPDTGGPASSRRLLLGVGALALVAVGGGLVLAVRGASTPTPPPQVVIAPPEPSRGEAPAAAGGGGPAGRGPAAADGVHGRGVRRGHHRAGQHHADAGQSRPTGGSGGGDHRAGEAAHAHPERAAGPHPQAGPGHRHADPGRPEAQPRHAPHARRHPREGRVGLHTRGAASGGQGAGRLGEVLPAPQVRGPARARPRCFSGR, via the coding sequence ATGGACGACTCTTCCGCGCAGGATCCCCTCACCGGCTTGAAGATTGGTGAGTACGAGCTGCGCCAGCGCATCGGCGTGGGCGGCATGGGCCTGGTGTACGAGGGCATCCAGCCGCTGATCGGCAAGCGCGTGGCGGTGAAGGTGCTGCGCCCGGAGCTGGCCGCGGCCGAGGAGCAGGTGGCGCGCCTGCTGGCCGAGGCCCGCGCCGTCAACGCCATCCGCCACCGCGGCATCGTGGACATCTTCGGCTTCGGCCAGGTGCCCGACGGCCGCCAGTACATCATCATGGAGTACCTCGAGGGCGTGGCCCTCGACGCGCACTTGACGGAGAAGGGCCGGCTGCCGGTGCCCGAGGCGCTGGACATCCTCGACGAGGTGCTCAGCGCGCTGGGCGCCGCGCACGGGGCCGGCGTGGTGCACCGCGACCTCAAGCCGAGCAACATCTTCCTGGTGAAGCAGCCGGACGGCTCGCGCTACGTGAAGCTGCTGGACTTCGGCCTGGCGAAGATGGGCCTGCCCACGGGGCGCACCGCGCAGACGCGCACGGACATGGTGGTGGGCACCCCGGAGTACATGGCGCCCGAGCAGGCCCGCGGCCAGCCCGTGGGGCCCATGACGGACCTGTACGCCCTGGGCGTGGTGGCCTTCGAGATGGTCACCGGCCGGCTGCCCTTCACCGGCACCTCGCCGGTGGACCTGCTGATGAAGCACGTGGACGCGCGGCCGCCGAGGCCCTCGGAGTTCGTCCCCGAGCTGCCCGCCGCGCTCGATGCCTTCATCCTGCAGATGCTCACCAAGGATCCGGAGGCGCGCCCCGGTTCCGCCGAGCAGCTGCGCCGCCAGCTCCAGCGGCTGCGCGACACCCTCACCCAGCAGGCCGCGAGGCCCACCGTCCCGGAGCCGCCCGCCCGCAGGGCCACCCCGGAGGCCCTGGCGCCCGCCGAGCCCGTCAAGCCCGAGCCGGCCCCCACGCCCGAGCCGGTGAAGCCGCGGCCCCCGCCCGAGGCGGCGCCCGACACCGGCGGCCCCGCGTCCTCGCGGCGGCTGCTCCTGGGCGTGGGAGCGCTCGCGCTGGTGGCCGTGGGCGGAGGCCTCGTGCTCGCCGTGAGGGGAGCTTCCACCCCCACCCCGCCGCCGCAGGTGGTCATCGCGCCGCCGGAGCCGTCCCGCGGCGAAGCCCCCGCCGCAGCCGGTGGTGGAGGCCCCGCCGGACGCGGGCCCGCCGCAGCAGACGGCGTCCACGGCCGCGGTGTCCGACGCGGGCACCACCGTGCAGGCCAGCACCACGCAGACGCCGGACAATCCCGTCCAACCGGCGGGTCCGGCGGTGGTGACCACCGAGCCGGTGAAGCCGCGCACGCTCACCCAGAGCGCGCTGCTGGGCCGCATCCGCAAGCTGGACCGGGACATCGACACGCTGACCCAGGCCGGCCAGAAGCTCAGCCCCGCCACGCGCCGCACGCTCGACGCCATCCGCGAGAAGGCCGAGTCGGCCTCCACACCCGAGGAGCGGCGTCAGGTGGCCAAGGAGCTGGACGGCTGGGAGAAGTTCTTCCTGCGCCGCAAGTGAGGGGCCCGGCCCGCGCCAGGCCCCGCTGCTTCAGCGGCAGATGA
- a CDS encoding transglycosylase domain-containing protein, which yields MKTLLWLVLFLIGLAGVVMPALYLHASSKLPQLETEFDLEKQLRHSIEGERMSLQAGTFGPKRPITYTKPDFSRLPKDLVALYIAQLGCPTYFQTRREDGAKWAWRLFSVVTFGTEPPGDGVCERILATRLAEALGIRGSLELAVAANRLHSFLQKDQLLAYEMSILYFERGIVGVEDGAYKLFGRELETLKLQELAELALTLPPHYMYADALMCRNASLIRQNRDVLLADLAGFKLVTEERARTAMAQPVICR from the coding sequence GTGAAGACCCTGCTCTGGTTGGTGTTGTTCCTCATCGGGCTGGCGGGCGTGGTGATGCCGGCCCTCTACCTCCATGCCTCCAGCAAGCTGCCCCAGCTGGAGACGGAGTTCGACCTGGAGAAGCAGCTGCGCCACTCCATCGAGGGTGAGCGGATGAGCCTCCAGGCGGGTACCTTCGGGCCCAAGCGCCCCATTACCTACACGAAGCCGGACTTCTCGCGCCTGCCCAAGGACTTGGTGGCCCTCTACATCGCCCAGCTCGGGTGCCCCACCTACTTCCAGACGCGGCGCGAGGACGGCGCGAAGTGGGCCTGGCGCCTCTTCTCCGTCGTCACCTTCGGCACCGAGCCTCCGGGAGACGGCGTCTGCGAGCGCATCCTCGCCACCCGGCTCGCCGAGGCCCTGGGCATTCGCGGCTCGCTGGAGCTGGCGGTGGCGGCCAACCGCCTGCACTCCTTCCTCCAGAAGGACCAGCTCCTCGCCTATGAGATGTCCATCCTCTACTTCGAGCGCGGCATCGTCGGGGTGGAGGACGGGGCCTATAAACTCTTCGGGCGCGAGCTGGAGACGCTCAAGCTGCAGGAGCTGGCCGAGCTGGCCCTCACCCTGCCGCCGCACTACATGTACGCGGACGCGCTCATGTGCCGTAACGCCAGCCTCATCCGGCAGAACCGGGACGTGCTGCTGGCGGACCTCGCGGGCTTCAAGCTGGTGACCGAGGAGCGGGCGCGCACCGCCATGGCCCAGCCCGTCATCTGCCGCTGA
- a CDS encoding CpaF family protein: MSMYSESLRAFLKPVLPYLDDPSVSEIMINGPTDVWIERKGKVSKTDATFTEEGLIGAARNMAQFVGRLLNDERPRLDARLPDGSRIHVVIPPIARKGTTISIRKFFKDKLTIESLIKFKSMTPQMARLIDAGIHTKLNMLVSGGTGSGKTTLLNIVSSLIPDEERILTIEDSAELQLNQSHLVPFESRPPDKFGKGGVDMGDLLNSALRLRPDRIVVGEVRGGEAFYLVQAMNTGHGGSLATTHANTPTDTLRRIESLCLMSGIDLPMVAIRAQVASAINFIVCCERLHDGSRKTIALSEVLPLNEKGEYRTQDIFVFTPVTKDEDGHILGYHAPTGVIPHFVARARAYGFSDLDESFFDPATYGVPPPPSFHAGESYSVRWAPSLKHRERGEPDPANYKKEWQAFEQRLKDEAHDAKGGKPAAPASAPVQVQVPANLPLAAPRAPEPAAPARPRTAEVPAARTGPALRPNLPANRPAPPVPDHDDDKTPPPTRNPFAAEADDGLGAPPDEPSVQVSADLLAEDLDATQGRGIPPPRPARPATPPPRPAPATGARPAVAAPPPRRPAPPAPARPPPPVPSSELEDDDAPRELDSSEKTHIKPIPEKPRR; this comes from the coding sequence ATGTCGATGTACTCCGAGTCGCTCCGCGCCTTCCTCAAGCCCGTCCTCCCCTATCTCGACGACCCCTCGGTCTCCGAGATCATGATCAACGGGCCCACCGACGTCTGGATCGAACGCAAGGGCAAGGTCTCCAAGACCGATGCCACCTTCACCGAGGAAGGCCTCATCGGCGCCGCGCGCAACATGGCGCAGTTCGTCGGCCGCCTCCTCAACGACGAGCGCCCGCGCCTCGACGCGCGCCTGCCCGACGGCAGCCGCATCCACGTCGTCATCCCGCCCATCGCCCGCAAGGGCACCACCATCTCCATCCGCAAGTTCTTCAAGGACAAGCTCACCATCGAGTCCTTGATCAAATTCAAGTCCATGACGCCGCAGATGGCGCGGCTCATCGACGCGGGCATCCACACCAAGCTCAACATGCTGGTGTCCGGCGGTACCGGCTCGGGCAAGACGACGCTGCTCAACATCGTCTCCTCCCTCATCCCCGACGAGGAGCGCATCCTCACCATCGAGGACTCGGCCGAGCTCCAGCTCAACCAGTCCCACCTCGTCCCCTTCGAGAGCCGGCCCCCGGACAAGTTCGGCAAGGGCGGCGTGGACATGGGAGACCTGCTCAACTCGGCCCTGCGTCTGCGCCCCGACCGCATCGTGGTGGGCGAGGTGCGCGGCGGCGAGGCCTTCTACCTGGTGCAGGCGATGAACACCGGCCACGGCGGCTCGCTGGCCACCACCCACGCCAACACGCCCACCGACACGCTGCGCCGCATCGAGTCGCTCTGCCTCATGTCCGGCATCGACCTGCCCATGGTGGCCATCCGCGCTCAGGTCGCCAGCGCCATCAACTTCATCGTCTGCTGCGAGCGCCTCCACGACGGCAGCCGCAAGACGATCGCCCTCTCCGAGGTGCTCCCCCTCAACGAGAAGGGCGAGTACCGCACCCAGGACATCTTCGTCTTCACCCCGGTGACGAAGGACGAGGACGGCCACATCCTCGGCTACCACGCGCCCACCGGCGTCATCCCCCACTTCGTCGCCCGGGCGCGCGCCTACGGCTTCTCGGACCTGGACGAGTCCTTCTTCGACCCGGCCACCTACGGCGTGCCGCCCCCGCCCTCCTTCCACGCTGGCGAGAGCTACAGCGTGCGCTGGGCCCCCTCGCTCAAGCACCGCGAGCGCGGCGAGCCCGACCCGGCGAACTACAAGAAGGAGTGGCAGGCCTTCGAGCAGCGCCTCAAGGACGAGGCCCACGACGCCAAGGGCGGCAAGCCCGCGGCGCCCGCCTCGGCGCCCGTGCAGGTGCAGGTGCCCGCCAACCTCCCCCTGGCGGCCCCCCGCGCCCCCGAGCCGGCCGCTCCCGCCCGGCCCCGGACGGCCGAGGTGCCCGCGGCGCGCACCGGCCCCGCCCTGCGTCCCAATCTGCCCGCCAACCGGCCCGCTCCTCCCGTCCCGGATCACGACGACGACAAGACGCCGCCGCCCACGCGCAACCCCTTCGCCGCCGAGGCGGATGACGGGCTCGGCGCGCCCCCGGACGAGCCCAGCGTGCAGGTGTCCGCGGACCTCCTGGCCGAGGACCTCGACGCCACCCAGGGCCGGGGCATCCCCCCGCCGCGTCCGGCCCGCCCCGCCACGCCTCCGCCGCGTCCCGCTCCGGCCACCGGCGCCCGCCCCGCCGTGGCGGCGCCTCCTCCCCGCCGGCCCGCGCCTCCCGCGCCCGCGCGGCCGCCGCCTCCCGTCCCCTCCAGCGAGCTGGAGGACGATGACGCACCGCGCGAGTTGGACAGCTCGGAGAAGACACACATCAAGCCCATCCCCGAGAAGCCTCGCCGCTGA
- a CDS encoding DNA polymerase domain-containing protein, with amino-acid sequence MVSVWAEPDGRAFVWRRLPQSGSLVREDVRFRPWLLLASLEEVRHLGTRLRPESEGPAPHRVTWQELEGPGALRYLVRAEDGRALASAVLQGASRRLGRPFGNLRELGAQTVLALPPEEQYLVASGRTYFRELRFDDLRRMQLDLETTGLDPTHDRIFLVAIRDAEGRTDTLEAHGDGDAAEADLLRRLVARIRAIDPDVLENHNLHGFDLPFLAHRARLLGVTLALGRAGPPGLRQRPAARGASPGRGGPGQEAMRRARYTVPGREFIDTMDAVKRHDFATRELPGHGLKAVARHLGLAGPEREHIPGARVYEVFGSDPERVRRYARDDVTEAAGLARMLGGAAFALARMAPRRYERLADAGPATGVIDPLIVRAYLRAGAALPAHEPGDGTSHSGAALHLFATGVARHVVKADVASLYPSLMREYRIGPRRDRLGVMLALVDRLVEQRLAAKARARAAAPGSPERHTNEALSSAMKIVVNSAYGYLGAGGLTRFADVHAANEVTRHGREVLARICQELARRGVTLLEADTDGVYFSVPDGWSEADERRVVSEVAALLPPKVRLEFDGRYAAMLSHEPKNYALQPYDGALILRGVAFRSSRAEPFGEEFLRRALRCLLAGDIPGVREAYVETVTALRRRTLPTQSVAAQVRLTKTPAQYLAARRRELPYEAMLASGRTQWASGEQVRVYRAVGGRAGLLPEPEAGETESDPRDYDADFYVRQLRETFAARLVRALTPEDFATVFADPEQPSLFAPSLANARPILTVLDEPEGEQPHAENPWMSPLPLGES; translated from the coding sequence ATCGTCTCGGTGTGGGCGGAGCCCGATGGGCGTGCCTTCGTGTGGCGGCGGCTGCCCCAGAGCGGCTCGCTGGTGCGCGAGGACGTGCGCTTCCGTCCCTGGCTGCTGCTCGCGTCGCTGGAGGAGGTGCGGCACCTGGGCACGAGGCTTCGCCCGGAGAGCGAGGGGCCCGCGCCCCACCGGGTGACCTGGCAGGAGCTGGAGGGTCCCGGCGCGCTGCGCTACCTGGTCCGCGCGGAGGATGGGCGCGCACTGGCCTCGGCCGTGCTCCAGGGCGCCTCGCGCAGACTCGGCCGCCCGTTCGGGAACCTGCGCGAGCTGGGCGCCCAGACGGTGCTCGCGCTGCCTCCCGAGGAGCAGTACCTCGTCGCGTCGGGGCGCACGTACTTCCGCGAGCTCCGGTTCGATGACCTGCGCCGCATGCAGCTGGACCTGGAGACCACCGGGTTGGATCCCACGCACGACCGCATCTTCCTCGTGGCGATCCGGGACGCGGAGGGCAGGACCGACACCCTCGAGGCCCATGGTGACGGTGACGCCGCCGAGGCCGACCTCCTCCGGCGGTTGGTCGCGCGCATCCGAGCCATCGACCCGGACGTGCTCGAGAACCACAACCTGCACGGCTTCGATCTGCCGTTCCTCGCCCACCGGGCGCGGCTGCTGGGCGTGACGCTCGCGCTGGGACGCGCCGGCCCACCGGGCCTGCGGCAGCGCCCCGCCGCACGAGGCGCTTCTCCCGGACGGGGAGGACCCGGCCAGGAGGCGATGCGCCGCGCGCGGTACACGGTCCCCGGCCGCGAGTTCATCGACACGATGGACGCCGTGAAGCGGCACGACTTCGCCACCCGGGAGCTGCCGGGGCACGGGCTGAAGGCCGTCGCACGGCACCTGGGCCTCGCGGGCCCGGAGCGCGAGCACATTCCGGGGGCCAGGGTGTACGAGGTCTTCGGCAGCGACCCCGAGCGCGTGCGGCGCTACGCCCGTGACGACGTGACGGAGGCCGCCGGATTGGCGCGCATGCTCGGCGGGGCGGCCTTCGCGCTCGCCCGCATGGCCCCGCGCCGCTACGAGCGCCTCGCGGACGCCGGGCCCGCCACCGGAGTCATTGATCCGCTGATCGTTCGCGCCTATCTCCGGGCCGGTGCCGCGCTGCCCGCCCATGAACCGGGCGATGGCACGTCCCACAGCGGGGCCGCGCTCCACCTGTTCGCCACGGGCGTGGCCCGGCACGTGGTGAAGGCCGACGTCGCCAGCCTGTACCCCTCGCTGATGCGCGAGTACCGGATTGGCCCGAGGAGGGACCGGCTCGGGGTGATGCTCGCACTGGTGGACCGGCTCGTGGAGCAACGGCTGGCGGCCAAGGCACGGGCCCGGGCCGCGGCCCCCGGCTCGCCGGAACGGCATACGAACGAGGCGCTCTCCTCGGCGATGAAGATCGTCGTCAACTCGGCCTACGGCTACCTGGGCGCGGGCGGGCTCACGCGCTTCGCGGATGTGCACGCCGCCAACGAGGTGACACGGCACGGGCGCGAGGTGCTGGCGCGGATCTGCCAGGAACTGGCCCGGCGCGGCGTCACGCTGCTGGAAGCCGACACGGACGGCGTGTACTTCTCCGTGCCGGACGGCTGGAGCGAGGCCGATGAGCGCCGGGTGGTCTCCGAGGTCGCGGCCCTGCTGCCTCCCAAGGTGCGCCTCGAGTTCGACGGACGCTACGCCGCGATGCTCTCGCACGAACCGAAGAACTACGCGCTACAGCCCTACGACGGGGCGCTCATCCTGCGCGGCGTGGCGTTCCGCTCCAGCCGGGCGGAGCCCTTCGGCGAGGAGTTCCTGCGCCGGGCCCTGCGCTGCCTGCTCGCCGGAGACATCCCGGGCGTGCGGGAGGCCTATGTGGAGACGGTGACGGCGCTGCGCCGGCGGACGCTCCCCACCCAGAGCGTGGCGGCCCAGGTCCGGCTGACGAAGACACCGGCGCAGTACCTCGCCGCGCGCAGGCGCGAGCTGCCCTACGAGGCCATGTTGGCGAGTGGGCGGACCCAGTGGGCCTCGGGCGAGCAGGTCCGGGTCTACCGGGCGGTGGGAGGGCGAGCCGGACTGCTGCCCGAGCCGGAGGCGGGTGAAACGGAGAGCGATCCCCGGGACTACGACGCCGACTTCTACGTGCGGCAGCTCCGCGAGACCTTCGCGGCCCGGCTGGTGCGCGCACTGACGCCCGAGGACTTCGCGACGGTGTTCGCCGATCCGGAGCAGCCCTCCCTCTTCGCACCGTCACTGGCGAATGCACGGCCGATCCTCACCGTGCTGGACGAGCCCGAGGGAGAACAACCCCACGCCGAGAACCCGTGGATGTCCCCTCTCCCTCTGGGAGAGAGCTGA